From one Planococcus citri chromosome 3, ihPlaCitr1.1, whole genome shotgun sequence genomic stretch:
- the BBS9 gene encoding protein PTHB1 encodes MSLFNAIDLWSTRCGVDETFSINCLVCVDYDESGRNKVIVGSLSGLLQIYEFNCTDFAQTSFKPSDLLLETQLPLPIIHVATGQLVSGSRAQHIAIAHPTNIKVYSFASIPGSTEHGDQFDLRVVYEHALQHSIHQLIVGSFGGVKGRDFICSCALDGTLTFFEQETLVHETRLPSFLLPNPIVYVPEFDSFVTFSADWCIESYRYQDLVNTSRKKIVPTWSYNLGDSIIDIQTLRHDETFIVVLSEHNLTCFNTKGVVRFTKRLQYSSLCFHIYINDVTNELMMLNVSDSGVLFVYERTTLRWSAKLPTIPIHISKADFGVKGALLMLSDQGDLNCCYLGTKPSLFVAPPLENSITNYKNINTKLEKLHEQIKEFTISDAINNLTLSVSEREIQVETKIVPFDKALNQCQLVIDLLPSRPLISVHVAFEIMAPFSIQPESYTLSTLQEKSVFNATIMIEDFKDIVPSSLDVTTIVSYMGKNAPCMIRKRCSLPARIVISACLLTEEKNCSKITLSTNKPPLPLSVLFQEFRGNQWTESGNNDEVACFCLNYNPDIKCTVSLSKLKHGYEFSTNSMALLYFLLIYVMRRSKSHKSGIQTEEEFKFDCKNVPRNELMKAVENHVNARNEICDLQSFLEKLSSQFRLIQRRFLIKLKEKTNTPITALQTLYNDIYDKLSNTIQSIEEKQRKLIVLSSELHSSIELTLELIAINSSIESNNLDELREALTLTSLNSDSQGWEERTYANVIHLLKTKLSDSDKDQFLVSPTADKSIRDFNQLWKLLCTAFDRVTKGKFSLSQKLDQNRRVTPITEDDETAEEEPKQSKFRFLKNEKLLSKRLSLAQDSIIDQLNEIN; translated from the exons ATGTCGTTATTCAACGCTATTGATTTATGGTCAACTCGTTGCGGAGTAGATGAAACATTCAGTATAAATTGTTTAGTATGCGTGGATTATGACGAATCCGGTCGAAATAAAGTGATCGTTGGAAGCTTGAGTGGTCTGTTACAGATTTACGAATTCAATTgcaccgattttgctcaaacaTCGTTTAAACCTTCTGATCTACTCTTGGAAACCCAATTGCCTCTACCAATCATTCACGTTGCTACCGGTCAACTAGTCAG TGGTTCTAGAGCTCAACATATCGCTATAGCTCATCCTACGAATATAAAAGTGTATAGTTTTGCTTCAATACCAGGCTCAACCGAACACGGAGATCAGTTTGATTTACGAGTTGTTTACGAGCATGCATTACAACATTCCATTCATCAACTGATAGTAGGATCATTTGGCGGCGTCAAAGGTCGAGATTTTATATGCAGTTGCGCTTTAGATGGTACGCTGACGTTTTTTGAGCAAGAAACCTTAGTCCACGAAACTCGTTTGCCTTCTTTCTTATTGCCAAATCCGATAGTGTATGTGCCAGAATTCGATTCGTTTGTTACGTTTTCCGCTGACTGGTGTATTGAAAGCTATAG gtatcaaGATTTAGTAAACACATCCAGGAAGAAAATTGTACCAACGTGGTCGTATAATTTGGGCGATAGTATTATCGATATACAAACTTTGAGACACGATGAAACATTCATCGTTGTGCTTTCCGAGCACAATTTGACTTGTTTTAATACCAAAGGCGTTGTCAGATTCACCAAAAGATTGCAGTATTCTTCGTTATGTTTTCATATCTATATCAATG atgTCACAAATGAATTAATGATGTTGAACGTATCCGATTCTGGTGTTTTGTTCGTATATGAACGTACTACCCTACGTTGGAGTGCTAAATTACCTACAATTCCTATCCACATCAGTAAGGCAGACTTTGGG GTGAAAGGTGCTCTATTAATGCTCTCTGATCAAGGAGACTTGAACTGTTGTTACTTGGGAACTAAACCATCACTTTTCGTGGCTCCTCCATTAGAAAATTCGATCACgaattacaaaaatatcaatacGAAATTGGAAAAACTACACGAACAGATCAAAGAATTCACCATAAGTGACG CTATAAATAACTTGACGCTGTCTGTGAGTGAACGTGAGATCCAAGTTGAAACGAAAATTGTGCCTTTTGATAAAGCATTGAATCAATGTCAACTCGTTATTGATCTACTTCCCAGTCGACCTTTGATTAGTGTGCACGTAGCGTTTGAAATCATGGCACCGTTTTCCATCCAACCAGAATCATATACTCTTTCTACTCTAC aggaaaaatcagttttcaatgCTACAATCATGATTGAAGATTTCAAAGATATCGTACCAAGCAGTTTAGATGTCACTACCATAGTGAGCTACATGGGAAAGAATGCCCCATGCATGATACGCAAACGTTGCAGTTTGCCAGCCAGAATTGTGATATCTGCTTGCTTGTTGACCGAagagaaaaattgctcaaaaattactCTGTCTACGAATAAACCTCCGTTACCATTATCCGTCCTATTTCAAG aGTTTCGTGGAAACCAATGGACGGAAAGTGGAAACAACGACGAAGTGGCTTGCTTCTGTTTAAATTACAATCCAGATATAAAATGCACTGTATCGTTGAGTAAACTCAAACATGGTTATGAATTCTCGACAAATTCGATGGCTCTGTtatattttttgctcatttacGTGATGCGTCGTAGTAAATCTCATAAAAGTGGAATCCAAACTGAAGAAGAATTTAAATTCGATTGTAAAAACGTGCCGAGAAACGAATTAATGAAAGCTGTTGAAAACCATGTCAATGCTAGAAATGAAATATGTGATTTGCAA TCATTCTTAGAGAAATTAAGCTCCCAGTTTAGGTTGATCCAACGAAGATTCTTGATCAAGCTGAAAGAGAAAACAAACACCCCAATTACAGCTTTGCAAACATTGTACAACGACATATACGATAAACTTTCAAATACCATTCAGTCTATCGAAGAAAAACAAAGA AAATTAATTGTACTTAGCAGTGAATTACACAGCTCGATCGAATTGACCCTGGAGTTAATAGCTATAAATAGTTCgatcgaatcgaataatttggATGAATTAAGAGAAGCTTTAACGTTGACCTCCCTGAATTCCGATTCACAG ggatgGGAAGAAAGAACTTATGCGAAcgtgattcatttacttaaaaCGAAACTTTCTGATTCTGATAAAGACCAATTCCTCGTGTCACCCACTGCCGATAAAAGTATCCGAGACTTCAATCAGTTATGGAAACTTTTGTGTACAGCTTTTGATCGCGTCactaaaggaaaattttcactgTCTCAGAAACTAGATCAAAACAGAA GGGTTACGCCAATTACCGAAGATGATGAAACTGCAGAAGAAGAACCTAAACAGAGCAAGTTTCGATTcttaaagaatgaaaaattactctcaAAACGGTTATCACTTG CTCAGGACAGCATTATCGATCAACTGAACGAGATCAATTAG